One region of Bdellovibrio bacteriovorus genomic DNA includes:
- a CDS encoding outer membrane beta-barrel domain-containing protein, with product MLNKNLTKVFLLLALIAPAAVQAQSAESDELDVIELEIDRSAPRQNSISNSAPSYSETSPRDNTLTDFSGLGSLSPFQEVSVIQKRFLPKTGRFQLFGGLTTVTNDPFFLTFGGVAKASYFLNESWGVELNYFGLTSSDRTSTEELRDIQGVSTENLVYPKSYFGVDVMYIPVYGKMTWFNEKIVPFDLYVSAGYGTTNTQAGENAGTIHLATGQIFALSKAYAVRWDFSWNFFNATGIDGSTNSFNNLFLTVGVSWFFPEASYR from the coding sequence ATGTTGAATAAGAATTTGACGAAAGTGTTTTTACTCCTCGCCCTGATTGCGCCAGCAGCTGTGCAAGCACAATCAGCAGAGAGTGATGAATTAGATGTGATTGAGCTTGAAATCGACAGATCTGCTCCTAGGCAGAATTCTATTTCAAACTCTGCACCTAGCTATTCAGAGACTTCACCTCGCGACAACACGTTGACGGACTTTTCTGGTTTAGGATCACTGTCTCCGTTCCAGGAAGTCTCTGTTATTCAAAAACGATTCCTTCCTAAAACAGGCCGTTTCCAACTTTTTGGCGGTCTAACGACGGTGACGAATGATCCGTTCTTCCTGACATTTGGTGGTGTGGCGAAAGCCAGCTATTTCTTGAATGAATCATGGGGTGTAGAGCTGAACTACTTTGGATTGACGAGCTCTGATCGCACATCGACAGAAGAATTGCGTGATATTCAAGGCGTTTCAACCGAAAATCTGGTTTATCCGAAGTCCTACTTCGGTGTCGACGTAATGTACATCCCGGTTTATGGAAAAATGACTTGGTTCAACGAAAAAATCGTTCCTTTCGATCTTTATGTTTCTGCCGGCTATGGAACAACGAACACTCAGGCTGGAGAGAATGCGGGAACTATTCACTTGGCGACGGGACAGATTTTTGCGCTGAGCAAAGCTTACGCCGTTCGCTGGGATTTTAGTTGGAACTTCTTTAACGCGACCGGCATCGACGGTTCGACGAACTCATTTAACAACCTCTTCCTCACTGTGGGCGTAAGTTGGTTCTTTCCGGAGGCTAGTTACCGATGA
- a CDS encoding tetratricopeptide repeat protein, which produces MKKLLLLLIASSLVVPLASSAQRKTKPRTRTTAPLYNSNTREATLKNQLSNALRMAQGGQYEAAANNLFTLSRRSELAAERPQIKYILGTMLMELKLNQTAAFQFVDVIRTKHPKYSKLAIEKLSIVADTLGDDTILNYAISRVDLNDFPSNLRDMINYRLGEIRLRNREFRQAAELFGKVSFGSSYYFQALYNKGLAELEENQPSLAIGTFNKMLDARRKAPVTDTNKVAAQMGLARALYQKQDWEASIEAYAQVPRDTLMWHDAVFEQSWAMLRAARFRSALSNFQTLHSAYYEDFYMPESLLLRAIVYLYICKYDEMEKVLSLFEKTYGPVRSKIGDFLKSTNEASAFYAEIEKAHYMKTTDKSSNLRLPYIVLRNVLDQGDVKRSMHYLEKLNQERARVESNPAFRASPLGQYALKILANRGKNTKFAVGDMVKAHLLNMRVELRDLYEQAGFIRYEMITGRKESIKKKISGKDIEQIDENIDRQFYIQNGYEYYPFQGEYWLDEVGNYHYLGKQSCE; this is translated from the coding sequence ATGAAGAAATTATTACTACTCCTGATCGCTTCAAGCTTGGTTGTTCCTTTGGCAAGTTCTGCGCAAAGAAAAACGAAACCACGTACTCGTACAACAGCGCCTTTATACAACTCAAATACGCGTGAAGCGACTTTGAAGAACCAATTGAGCAATGCCTTGCGCATGGCCCAAGGCGGTCAGTATGAGGCTGCGGCGAACAATTTATTCACACTGAGCCGTCGTTCTGAGTTGGCGGCCGAGCGTCCGCAAATTAAGTACATCTTGGGAACGATGTTGATGGAGCTGAAGCTGAATCAAACAGCGGCGTTTCAGTTTGTCGACGTTATTCGTACCAAGCATCCTAAGTATTCGAAGCTTGCGATTGAAAAGCTTTCAATCGTCGCTGATACATTGGGTGATGACACGATTTTGAACTACGCGATTTCTCGGGTAGACCTCAATGATTTCCCAAGTAACTTGCGCGATATGATCAACTATCGTTTGGGAGAGATCAGACTTCGTAATCGTGAGTTCCGTCAAGCGGCAGAACTTTTCGGCAAAGTCAGCTTCGGAAGTAGTTATTACTTTCAGGCTCTTTATAACAAGGGTCTTGCTGAGTTGGAAGAAAATCAACCTTCCTTGGCGATCGGAACATTCAATAAAATGTTAGATGCTCGTAGAAAAGCCCCTGTGACGGACACTAATAAAGTGGCGGCGCAAATGGGTTTGGCGCGCGCGCTCTATCAAAAACAAGATTGGGAAGCCTCTATTGAAGCTTATGCCCAGGTCCCGCGTGACACATTGATGTGGCATGATGCGGTTTTTGAGCAAAGCTGGGCGATGCTTCGTGCGGCCCGCTTCCGCTCTGCTTTAAGTAATTTCCAAACTCTCCATTCGGCATATTACGAAGACTTTTATATGCCGGAGAGTTTACTTCTTCGTGCCATCGTCTATCTTTACATCTGTAAGTATGACGAAATGGAAAAGGTCCTAAGTTTGTTTGAAAAAACTTACGGGCCGGTTCGTTCGAAAATTGGTGATTTCTTGAAATCCACGAATGAAGCCAGTGCCTTCTATGCGGAAATCGAAAAAGCCCATTACATGAAGACAACGGATAAGAGCTCTAACCTTCGCCTTCCTTACATCGTTCTTCGTAATGTTTTGGATCAAGGCGATGTGAAGCGGTCCATGCATTACCTTGAAAAATTAAATCAGGAAAGAGCGCGCGTGGAGTCCAACCCGGCTTTCCGTGCCTCTCCGTTAGGTCAATACGCTTTGAAGATTCTTGCCAACCGCGGAAAAAATACGAAGTTCGCGGTCGGCGATATGGTGAAAGCGCATTTGTTAAATATGCGCGTGGAATTGCGTGACCTTTACGAACAAGCGGGATTTATCCGCTACGAAATGATCACGGGACGCAAAGAAAGTATTAAAAAGAAAATTTCTGGAAAAGATATCGAGCAGATCGACGAAAATATCGACCGTCAGTTCTATATCCAAAATGGATACGAGTACTATCCGTTCCAAGGTGAGTACTGGCTCGATGAAGTTGGAAACTACCACTATCTTGGAAAACAAAGCTGCGAGTAA